One part of the Parachlamydiales bacterium genome encodes these proteins:
- a CDS encoding twin-arginine translocase subunit TatC: protein LIFFYETVLQLLKQPFSQSVLTSQTTLTKHALKTYTITNYTSAPITYDCEDCKEVGLWWDKPTVKTPQGFVIPPGEQLIVAQRIPDINLVFLSPAEGFFVILKITFWTAVLFSAPFWGYFLYQFISPALAAQKKYPLLAFAIVIFLCVLAGIVAAIYMLIPAANQYLLWFNASLGENFWSFERYIDYTLMLILACCIAFELGACLFFAVHLEIISPTTLRHYRRHAIVAAFVIAAVLTPPDVFTQFLIALPLCFLYEGSILYGRMLRKA from the coding sequence TCCTCATTTTCTTTTATGAGACTGTATTACAACTACTTAAGCAACCGTTTTCCCAATCCGTATTGACATCGCAGACAACTCTCACGAAGCACGCCTTAAAAACCTATACCATTACCAATTATACCAGTGCTCCGATCACTTATGATTGTGAAGACTGTAAAGAAGTAGGATTGTGGTGGGACAAGCCAACAGTAAAAACACCCCAAGGATTTGTTATTCCACCCGGAGAACAGCTTATCGTCGCCCAACGTATACCGGACATCAACTTAGTTTTTCTCAGCCCAGCAGAAGGTTTTTTTGTGATCTTAAAGATTACCTTTTGGACGGCCGTGCTCTTTAGCGCTCCCTTTTGGGGATATTTTCTCTATCAGTTTATCTCCCCCGCCTTGGCAGCACAGAAAAAATACCCACTCCTAGCTTTTGCAATAGTTATCTTTTTATGCGTCCTAGCTGGAATAGTGGCAGCAATTTATATGCTTATCCCTGCAGCAAACCAATACCTTCTTTGGTTTAATGCGAGCTTAGGAGAAAACTTTTGGAGCTTTGAAAGGTATATTGACTATACGTTGATGCTGATACTTGCCTGTTGCATAGCATTTGAATTAGGGGCGTGCTTATTCTTTGCTGTGCACTTGGAAATTATTTCCCCTACGACACTTAGACATTACAGACGCCATGCGATCGTTGCAGCTTTCGTTATTGCTGCCGTCCTCACCCCGCCCGACGTGTTTACCCAATTCCTGATAGCACTTCCTCTTTGCTTCCTTTATGAAGGAAGCATCCTTTATGGCAGGATGCTAAGAAAAGCCTAG
- a CDS encoding helix-turn-helix transcriptional regulator, producing MLNCEEEISLKVREIRLEMGLTQEQFAAKLGVSFPTVNRWENQKAKPSPLAYQKLQKLFLTFKKKNSNQSKLISKVMK from the coding sequence ATGTTAAACTGTGAAGAAGAAATATCTCTTAAAGTACGGGAAATCAGACTTGAAATGGGCTTAACCCAAGAGCAGTTTGCTGCAAAACTGGGTGTTTCTTTTCCCACCGTAAATCGATGGGAAAATCAAAAAGCAAAACCCTCACCATTAGCCTATCAAAAGCTTCAAAAACTCTTTTTAACTTTCAAGAAGAAAAACTCTAATCAAAGTAAGTTGATTTCAAAGGTAATGAAATGA
- a CDS encoding glycosyltransferase family 92 protein, giving the protein MTRFFYSLIVFALFFIQAPLEAKKNYQHPFAVCAIFQSEARFLKEWIEFHKLMGATRIYLYNNLSDDNYLEILRPYIATKEVVLTQWPYAATDVTDWTRIQTSAYLDAIKQAKKDKVKWLAILDTDEFLFPAIAPNMVAYLRDFEQFGGVVAHWQLFGTSDVDVVPPNKLMIEVLVRQADPAYGENAFIKSIVRPERVSSMKDPHFVEYKHPYYAVGQDFNHVKHSHSPYIIVNKLRINHYWSRDRKFFEERKMPRRQKWSEGPSGQLQRLANINLYEDYTIFRFIDALKQRMGLPQ; this is encoded by the coding sequence ATGACTCGCTTTTTTTATTCACTCATTGTTTTTGCCCTATTTTTTATCCAAGCTCCCCTTGAAGCAAAAAAAAACTATCAGCACCCGTTTGCAGTCTGTGCCATTTTTCAAAGCGAAGCCCGCTTTCTAAAAGAATGGATTGAATTTCATAAGCTGATGGGAGCGACGAGGATATATCTATATAACAATCTCAGCGACGACAATTATCTAGAAATACTGCGGCCCTATATCGCTACCAAAGAAGTCGTCCTTACACAATGGCCATACGCGGCTACAGATGTGACAGATTGGACCAGAATACAGACAAGCGCTTACTTAGATGCCATCAAGCAAGCTAAAAAAGATAAAGTAAAATGGCTGGCGATTTTAGATACGGATGAATTCCTTTTCCCTGCCATTGCTCCCAATATGGTCGCTTATCTCCGCGATTTCGAGCAGTTCGGAGGTGTAGTCGCCCACTGGCAGCTTTTCGGAACTTCTGATGTGGATGTTGTCCCCCCGAATAAATTAATGATCGAAGTACTCGTCCGGCAAGCAGACCCCGCGTATGGAGAAAATGCCTTCATCAAATCCATCGTACGCCCTGAAAGAGTCTCTTCGATGAAGGATCCCCATTTTGTTGAGTACAAACACCCCTATTACGCAGTAGGTCAAGACTTCAACCACGTCAAACATTCACATAGTCCCTATATTATCGTGAATAAACTCCGCATCAATCACTATTGGAGCAGAGATAGAAAGTTCTTTGAAGAGCGAAAAATGCCGCGAAGACAGAAATGGTCGGAAGGTCCTAGTGGACAGCTGCAAAGATTAGCAAACATCAATCTTTACGAAGATTACACCATCTTCCGCTTTATCGACGCTCTGAAACAACGGATGGGTCTTCCCCAATAA
- a CDS encoding zinc-ribbon domain-containing protein, translating to MNEFITDARLLEILLENNFNQTASARFLANTFGKDSDTYEKFRYHIKKRIDSCEFINEANKRYKAEKDKENFDKLHPLIKQQFCKIRNKGIELRGLTPGAHTLIQFICCNCGEVFSSKVKDLQNNLERAKNKEVTGCPYCANKAVNKSNSFGACYPELAKYWDYKKNIDVTPFDVFPGRDEKFYFTCEFGHSFNALLYNVTNKRRPRWCPDCKLKGTSYLEIVLYWELQYLFGDVVIWNKISKTGKQNYGVECDILLMHLTAGTICIELDSRYHLSEASIRRDQKKNEKLQNQGVKVIRLRHESLIALSSSDVFFKDNDDYKKITSNLFLALLKISGFQSQDLKNVKAYIDFPHLVNLDKIRESHKHLLQGSYDNLLLDVRPDLKEYWDEKKNHPYSPKYFTAGVHFEAHWKCPICGTEDQVSVKDMVKRKNSCITCYEKTRKTAEYQDSVYNLFPELLKLWDSEKNQKIGLDPTKINPWSEIEAFWVCSLGHPYTASIKSISDAHKSGNSGCPACKYNQNLIDIDGTYVSAAGLIKKIKSENKKNNIHMNSTILLVQRGFTSLHCRAFALLSREDKLVADLLTKEAPAIRLEEYLKKTILGIFSERIEPELHRLERAIRQCNGNVSRAEKLLGLRKSYINDYCRKKGVKIPK from the coding sequence ATGAATGAATTTATCACAGATGCCCGCTTATTAGAAATTTTGCTGGAAAACAATTTTAATCAGACGGCTTCAGCACGTTTTCTAGCAAACACCTTCGGTAAGGACTCAGATACCTATGAAAAATTCAGATACCACATCAAAAAGCGCATCGATTCATGTGAATTCATTAACGAAGCAAATAAACGATACAAAGCAGAAAAAGACAAAGAAAACTTTGACAAACTTCACCCTTTAATTAAACAACAGTTTTGTAAAATTAGAAATAAAGGAATTGAATTGCGAGGTTTAACTCCGGGTGCTCACACTTTGATTCAATTTATCTGTTGTAATTGTGGAGAAGTCTTTTCAAGCAAGGTAAAAGATCTCCAAAACAATCTTGAGCGCGCAAAAAATAAAGAGGTGACTGGTTGTCCCTATTGCGCAAATAAAGCGGTTAATAAATCTAACAGCTTTGGAGCTTGTTATCCTGAATTAGCAAAATATTGGGATTACAAAAAAAACATAGATGTAACCCCGTTTGACGTATTCCCAGGACGAGATGAAAAATTTTATTTTACATGTGAGTTCGGGCATTCATTTAACGCTCTACTTTATAATGTTACAAATAAAAGACGTCCAAGATGGTGTCCAGACTGTAAATTAAAAGGAACATCTTACTTAGAAATAGTGCTTTATTGGGAGCTCCAGTATTTATTTGGAGATGTTGTCATTTGGAATAAAATTTCAAAAACCGGAAAGCAAAACTATGGCGTCGAGTGCGATATCCTATTAATGCACCTCACCGCGGGGACGATTTGTATTGAGCTTGATAGTAGATACCACCTTTCGGAAGCAAGTATTCGTAGGGATCAAAAAAAAAATGAAAAACTACAAAATCAAGGAGTAAAAGTCATTCGTCTTAGACATGAAAGTCTAATAGCGCTTTCTTCATCTGATGTTTTTTTTAAAGATAATGATGACTACAAAAAAATAACATCAAACCTCTTTCTAGCTCTCTTAAAAATATCTGGTTTTCAATCTCAAGACCTTAAGAATGTGAAAGCATATATAGATTTTCCACATTTAGTTAATTTAGACAAAATTAGAGAGAGTCATAAACATCTTTTGCAGGGATCATATGACAATCTTCTTTTAGATGTGAGACCAGATTTAAAAGAATATTGGGATGAGAAAAAAAATCACCCATATTCCCCTAAATATTTTACAGCAGGCGTGCATTTTGAGGCACATTGGAAATGCCCAATATGCGGGACAGAAGACCAAGTTTCCGTTAAAGACATGGTAAAACGTAAAAATTCTTGTATTACTTGCTACGAAAAAACAAGAAAAACTGCAGAATATCAAGACTCAGTTTATAATTTATTTCCTGAATTATTAAAATTGTGGGATTCAGAAAAAAATCAAAAAATTGGTCTGGACCCCACTAAAATTAATCCATGGTCAGAAATTGAAGCGTTTTGGGTCTGTTCTTTAGGTCACCCTTATACTGCTTCCATCAAAAGCATCTCCGATGCACATAAATCCGGAAATTCAGGTTGTCCTGCATGTAAATATAATCAAAACTTAATCGACATTGATGGAACTTATGTATCAGCCGCAGGCTTAATTAAAAAAATTAAAAGTGAAAACAAAAAAAATAACATTCATATGAATTCAACAATTTTATTGGTTCAAAGAGGGTTCACATCGCTACACTGCCGCGCTTTTGCGCTTCTCTCTCGAGAAGACAAATTAGTGGCAGATCTTTTAACAAAAGAGGCTCCAGCAATTCGTCTAGAGGAATATTTAAAAAAAACAATCCTCGGGATATTCTCAGAAAGAATCGAGCCGGAATTGCATCGACTGGAAAGGGCTATTAGACAGTGCAATGGTAATGTAAGTCGTGCAGAAAAACTGTTAGGACTTCGTAAATCTTATATTAATGATTACTGCAGGAAAAAAGGTGTCAAAATTCCAAAATAA
- a CDS encoding DUF5681 domain-containing protein — translation MDRLAILANAEKMQGNQKFQKDHSGNPKGKIKGTRNKATLAAEELLTGQLETICQRLIQEALLGNMQAIKMILDRILPIKRDLSVKIEIPALKTTADALESMSVITQAVMKGDISPSEGEALSRIVDIYVKAIEVHDHEKWLNLLEKKNKP, via the coding sequence ATGGATAGACTAGCAATACTTGCAAATGCAGAAAAAATGCAGGGAAATCAAAAATTTCAAAAGGATCACTCAGGTAATCCAAAAGGGAAAATAAAGGGCACTAGAAATAAGGCGACATTGGCTGCAGAAGAACTTTTGACTGGACAATTGGAAACTATCTGCCAAAGGTTAATTCAAGAAGCTTTATTAGGAAATATGCAGGCAATAAAAATGATTTTAGATCGCATTTTGCCTATAAAACGAGATCTTTCTGTTAAGATTGAAATTCCAGCTCTAAAAACCACGGCCGATGCTTTAGAATCAATGAGTGTGATTACTCAAGCTGTTATGAAGGGAGACATTTCTCCAAGTGAAGGAGAAGCACTATCCAGAATAGTTGATATCTATGTAAAAGCTATCGAAGTGCATGATCATGAAAAATGGTTAAACTTATTAGAGAAAAAGAATAAACCATGA
- a CDS encoding SDR family oxidoreductase, whose product MDEFRNKVVVITGGNSGIGEAIAQKFDEHGAKIVIFDRADPSKLEAQCKKLKTAIFIQGDVRKIADIEKLYRETEHVFGKIDVLIASAGIAGKKALEEVNEDFFDAIVDTNLKGVYFTVQRSLPSLMDNSSIILISSAACHVGFSDDSVYSSTKAAVSMLARSFAADLVGRKIRVNAISPGYTNTPIFNQLKKAYPQKIQELANTVPLKRFAEPSEVANAALFLASSKSSYIVGVDLVIDGGGSSIYPL is encoded by the coding sequence ATGGATGAATTTCGCAATAAAGTTGTCGTAATCACTGGCGGTAATAGCGGCATCGGAGAAGCCATTGCTCAAAAGTTTGATGAGCATGGAGCTAAGATTGTGATTTTTGATCGAGCTGATCCATCAAAATTAGAAGCCCAATGCAAAAAACTTAAAACAGCCATTTTTATTCAAGGCGACGTACGGAAAATAGCGGATATTGAGAAATTATATCGAGAAACTGAACATGTCTTTGGTAAAATTGACGTACTGATAGCCAGTGCTGGAATAGCTGGTAAAAAAGCTCTTGAGGAAGTCAACGAAGACTTTTTTGATGCTATCGTCGATACAAACCTCAAAGGTGTTTATTTCACTGTTCAACGTTCACTGCCAAGCTTAATGGACAATTCATCCATCATTTTAATATCATCGGCAGCGTGTCATGTCGGGTTTAGTGATGACAGCGTTTACTCCTCAACAAAAGCTGCTGTCAGTATGTTGGCGCGTAGTTTTGCAGCAGACTTAGTGGGAAGAAAAATACGAGTCAATGCTATTTCTCCTGGATATACTAATACCCCTATCTTTAATCAGCTAAAGAAAGCTTATCCGCAAAAAATTCAAGAATTAGCCAATACAGTTCCTTTAAAAAGATTTGCTGAACCCTCTGAAGTTGCCAACGCTGCTCTATTTCTTGCATCATCAAAATCTTCTTATATCGTTGGTGTCGATTTAGTTATTGATGGTGGGGGAAGTTCCATTTACCCTCTTTAA
- a CDS encoding RNA-binding domain-containing protein: protein MEFKEGWNPEGFLRTVSAFANDINNWGGGYLIIGVQESNGQPISPPIGLAPNTIDAIQKEILELGNRIRPHYHPVVSPTVFQEKMILVIWCPGGQTRPYQAPEALAKNAPYAYFIRRNSSTVKAQTSDIQKLHELSNQVPFDDRICHQAQLTDLNIGLIKDFLREIKSDLLSEVDKIPFPHLCRQMQIAQGPDEYLKPLNIGLMMFNNQPERFFPCAQIDIVDFHDEIGNSFSEKIFKGPIHIQLKEALRYIQSMLIKEEVRKRPDRAEADRFYNYPYEALEEVLANAIYHKDYAQREPIEISIHNDRIEVLSFPGPLPPLKIEDLNKGFVRVRTYRNRRIGDFLKELHLTEGRCTGVLKIHNAMQSNGSPPPIFKTDENHSFFLVTLLIHTEASRKTPVLDEKLPLSEDKTHQPESKTHQLKDETHQLELKTHQPAEISRNENLPVDLKFKIEELKKRPKSEELKSMIYNLCAWQPLTAQQIAEFLSRKDKKHLVRKYLTPLVKDGILKYVYPERGSSPNQAYIAAI from the coding sequence TTGGAATTCAAAGAAGGTTGGAATCCCGAGGGTTTTCTGCGGACTGTCTCTGCATTTGCGAACGATATCAACAATTGGGGCGGCGGTTATCTTATCATCGGCGTACAGGAATCTAATGGACAACCAATTTCCCCTCCAATTGGCTTGGCGCCAAATACAATAGACGCAATTCAAAAGGAAATCTTAGAGCTTGGTAATAGAATTCGACCTCATTATCATCCTGTCGTATCTCCCACCGTATTTCAAGAAAAAATGATTCTTGTCATTTGGTGTCCAGGCGGTCAAACAAGACCCTACCAAGCTCCAGAGGCATTAGCAAAAAATGCACCTTATGCTTACTTTATTAGACGAAACTCTTCGACGGTGAAAGCTCAAACAAGTGATATTCAAAAACTTCATGAACTTTCAAATCAAGTGCCTTTTGACGATCGCATTTGTCATCAAGCTCAGCTCACGGATCTAAATATAGGGTTAATCAAAGACTTTCTTCGTGAAATCAAAAGTGATCTTCTCTCCGAAGTGGATAAAATACCTTTTCCCCATCTTTGCAGACAAATGCAAATTGCTCAAGGCCCAGACGAATATTTAAAGCCATTAAATATTGGCTTAATGATGTTCAATAATCAGCCTGAGAGATTTTTCCCGTGTGCTCAAATAGATATTGTCGATTTTCATGATGAAATCGGAAATAGCTTTTCAGAAAAGATTTTTAAAGGCCCTATTCACATTCAATTGAAAGAGGCCTTGCGCTATATCCAGTCAATGTTAATAAAAGAAGAGGTACGCAAACGTCCAGATAGAGCGGAGGCAGATCGCTTTTATAACTACCCCTATGAGGCTTTAGAGGAAGTGTTGGCAAATGCTATTTATCATAAAGACTATGCTCAAAGAGAACCGATTGAAATCAGCATTCATAATGACCGAATTGAAGTTTTGTCATTTCCAGGACCTTTGCCTCCACTCAAAATTGAAGATTTAAATAAAGGATTTGTGAGAGTAAGAACTTACAGAAACAGACGAATAGGCGATTTTCTAAAGGAGCTCCATTTAACAGAAGGGCGCTGTACAGGCGTGCTTAAAATTCATAATGCAATGCAGTCCAACGGGTCGCCGCCCCCAATATTTAAAACCGACGAAAATCATAGTTTCTTTTTGGTGACCTTACTTATTCACACCGAAGCTTCTAGAAAAACGCCCGTTTTAGATGAAAAATTACCGCTAAGCGAAGATAAAACACACCAGCCTGAAAGCAAAACACACCAGTTAAAGGACGAAACACACCAGCTTGAGTTAAAAACACACCAGCCAGCAGAGATTTCAAGAAATGAAAATCTTCCAGTCGATTTAAAATTTAAAATTGAAGAACTGAAAAAACGACCTAAAAGCGAAGAACTTAAATCAATGATTTACAATCTTTGCGCTTGGCAACCTCTTACGGCTCAACAAATCGCAGAATTTCTCAGTAGAAAAGATAAAAAACACTTAGTCAGAAAATATTTAACACCCTTAGTCAAAGATGGAATATTAAAATATGTCTATCCCGAAAGAGGAAGCTCACCAAATCAAGCGTATATAGCCGCAATATAA
- the ung gene encoding uracil-DNA glycosylase, which produces MFNLEPSWKDELKQELIKPYISKLSDFIERENQQPTPIYPPRDLVFNAFWHTPYDEVSVVIVGQDPYHGQGQAHGLSFSVPQGVPQPPSLRNIFKEIKSDLDIAPPDHGCLIPWADQGVFLLNALLTVRAKQPLSHQNQGWEQFTDAVILALAKREKPIVFMLWGSHAQKKLQGILQDAQYSRHLVLKAPHPSPFSAYTGFFGCGHFSKANQFIIDTQQKSIDWKI; this is translated from the coding sequence ATGTTTAATCTTGAACCTTCCTGGAAAGATGAGCTGAAGCAAGAACTCATCAAACCCTATATCTCTAAGCTCTCGGATTTTATCGAAAGAGAAAATCAGCAACCTACACCTATCTATCCGCCGCGGGATTTAGTTTTTAATGCGTTTTGGCATACTCCCTACGATGAGGTTTCTGTAGTAATTGTGGGCCAAGATCCTTACCACGGACAGGGGCAAGCGCATGGTCTGAGCTTTAGTGTCCCTCAAGGTGTTCCACAGCCGCCTTCTTTACGCAATATTTTCAAGGAAATTAAAAGCGATCTGGACATAGCTCCTCCCGATCATGGTTGTTTGATCCCTTGGGCAGACCAAGGTGTTTTTTTGTTAAATGCCCTTTTAACGGTACGTGCAAAACAACCGTTATCCCATCAAAACCAAGGATGGGAACAGTTTACAGATGCTGTCATCCTGGCACTTGCAAAAAGGGAAAAGCCTATCGTATTTATGCTTTGGGGTTCGCATGCACAAAAAAAACTTCAGGGCATTTTGCAAGATGCACAATATAGCCGCCACCTTGTCCTAAAGGCACCGCATCCGTCGCCTTTTTCCGCTTACACAGGCTTTTTTGGCTGCGGTCATTTTTCAAAGGCGAATCAATTTATCATCGATACACAGCAAAAATCGATTGACTGGAAAATTTAA